A genomic region of Mycolicibacterium poriferae contains the following coding sequences:
- a CDS encoding acyltransferase family protein → MTATATPPSAAPDAAQNAVGGTRSFLPAVEGMRACAAIGVVVTHVAFQTGHTTGAVGRVLGRFDLAVAVFFALSGFLLWRGHAAAARGLRERPRTGHYLRSRIVRIMPGYLVAVVVILTLLPEAQADLTVWLANLTLTQIYVPLTLTAGLTQMWSLSVEMSFYLVLPLLALLSRRVPVRARIAIILAAAVASLFWVHIPFDGGSGHNLWNWPPAFFSWFAAGMVLAELTVSKVGWPHRLARHRVLMALIAVSAFAVAASPLAGLEGLHPGSIAQVTLKAAMGAIVAGALLAPLVLDRPDTRHRILGSDTMVTLGRWSYGLFVWHLAALAMVFPMIGEFSFNGHFTVVLVLTVLFGFAIAAVSYGLIESPCRNALRRWERRNDPTPLDSSVTEQIEPAVAR, encoded by the coding sequence GTGACCGCCACCGCGACACCGCCCAGCGCGGCTCCCGACGCGGCGCAGAACGCCGTCGGCGGCACCCGCAGCTTCCTGCCCGCGGTAGAGGGAATGCGGGCGTGTGCGGCGATCGGGGTCGTCGTCACCCACGTCGCATTCCAGACCGGACACACCACCGGTGCGGTCGGGCGGGTGCTCGGCCGGTTCGACCTCGCGGTGGCCGTGTTCTTCGCGCTGTCGGGATTCCTGCTGTGGCGCGGCCACGCCGCGGCCGCCCGGGGGCTGCGGGAGCGGCCCAGAACCGGGCACTACCTCCGGTCGCGGATCGTGCGGATCATGCCCGGCTACCTCGTCGCGGTCGTCGTGATCCTGACGCTGCTCCCCGAGGCCCAGGCCGACCTCACGGTATGGCTGGCCAACCTGACGCTGACCCAGATCTACGTGCCGCTGACGTTGACCGCGGGGCTGACCCAGATGTGGAGCCTGTCGGTGGAGATGAGTTTCTACCTGGTGTTACCGCTGCTGGCGCTGCTGTCCCGGCGGGTGCCGGTCCGCGCCCGGATCGCGATCATCCTCGCCGCCGCGGTCGCCAGCCTGTTCTGGGTGCACATCCCCTTCGACGGCGGATCCGGCCACAACCTGTGGAACTGGCCGCCCGCGTTCTTCTCGTGGTTCGCCGCGGGCATGGTGCTGGCGGAGTTGACCGTCTCGAAGGTCGGCTGGCCGCACAGACTGGCGCGGCACCGCGTCCTGATGGCGCTGATCGCGGTGAGTGCCTTCGCCGTCGCCGCGTCGCCGCTGGCGGGTCTGGAAGGCCTGCACCCCGGCTCGATCGCGCAGGTGACGCTCAAGGCCGCGATGGGTGCGATCGTGGCCGGCGCGCTGCTGGCACCGCTCGTGCTGGACCGGCCCGATACGCGGCACCGAATTCTGGGCAGCGACACCATGGTCACGCTCGGCCGGTGGTCCTACGGGCTGTTCGTCTGGCACCTGGCCGCCCTGGCGATGGTCTTCCCGATGATCGGGGAATTCTCCTTCAACGGACACTTCACCGTGGTGCTGGTGTTGACCGTCCTGTTCGGTTTCGCGATCGCCGCGGTCAGTTACGGGTTGATCGAATCGCCCTGCCGCAACGCGCTGCGGCGATGGGAGCGGCGCAACGACCCCACCCCGCTGGACAGCTCGGTCACTGAGCAGATCGAGCCTGCCGTCGCGCGTTAG
- a CDS encoding AMP-binding protein: MSQPGSQRVPPIGTQVSALAAQAPGAPAVTCSGVTITRAELDATSNRLARAFASQGVGVGDYVTIVLPNSLDWVYAVLACWKLGAVPQPLSARMPDTELAALLELRPPALLVGRADPTGDTPSAGAAVAEIAAGFSDDPLPEAVSPVWKSMASGGSTGRPKLIEAGNDSRVPPTIGAPLGAEPGDVNLVSVPLSHNTGFTTFAIGLLQGHHLVLMPRFEPQEFLRLVTEYRVTFLATVPTIMQRLLPVHRADPDAYDLSSIRRFWHLAAPCPPAVKQAWIDLLGPDVVWELYGGTELQALTFISGAQWLSHPGSVGVVVSGEMKVFDDDGKECPPGVPGEIYMRPAPGSRPTYRYIGSTAKNRDGWDSLGDLGYFDADGFLYLNDRRVDMFTVGGRNVYPAEIESALAEHPHVLSSLAVGLPDDDLGQVPHVIVQSAADMSEDTVREFLAARIAAHKLPRSVEFTARPLRDDAGKARRSAVRDEVIARRAAQSG; encoded by the coding sequence ATGAGCCAGCCAGGCAGCCAACGAGTTCCCCCGATCGGCACCCAGGTATCGGCGCTGGCCGCCCAGGCCCCTGGCGCGCCGGCGGTCACCTGTTCGGGAGTCACCATCACCCGCGCCGAGCTTGACGCGACATCCAACCGCCTCGCGAGAGCGTTCGCGTCGCAGGGCGTCGGGGTCGGCGACTATGTGACGATCGTGCTGCCCAACTCACTGGACTGGGTGTACGCGGTGCTGGCGTGCTGGAAACTCGGGGCGGTGCCGCAACCCCTCTCGGCGCGGATGCCGGACACCGAGCTTGCGGCACTGCTCGAGCTGCGTCCCCCGGCGCTGCTCGTCGGGCGTGCCGACCCGACCGGCGACACCCCGAGTGCAGGTGCCGCGGTCGCCGAGATCGCCGCGGGCTTCTCCGATGATCCACTGCCGGAGGCGGTTTCGCCGGTGTGGAAGTCGATGGCGTCGGGCGGAAGTACCGGGCGTCCCAAACTCATCGAGGCCGGCAACGACAGCAGGGTGCCGCCCACGATCGGAGCCCCGCTGGGCGCCGAACCCGGCGATGTCAACTTGGTTTCGGTTCCGCTGAGCCACAACACGGGATTCACCACGTTCGCCATCGGCCTGCTGCAGGGACACCATCTGGTGCTGATGCCTCGATTCGAGCCGCAGGAGTTCCTGCGGCTGGTCACCGAGTACCGGGTGACGTTTCTGGCGACCGTGCCGACGATCATGCAGCGGCTGCTGCCGGTACACCGCGCCGATCCCGATGCTTACGATCTGTCGTCCATCCGGCGGTTCTGGCATCTCGCCGCGCCCTGCCCGCCGGCCGTCAAACAGGCCTGGATCGATCTGCTGGGGCCCGATGTCGTGTGGGAGCTCTACGGCGGCACCGAGTTACAGGCGCTGACCTTCATCTCGGGTGCGCAGTGGTTGAGCCATCCGGGTTCGGTGGGGGTGGTCGTGTCCGGTGAGATGAAGGTGTTCGACGACGACGGAAAGGAGTGCCCGCCGGGTGTGCCTGGCGAGATCTACATGCGGCCCGCTCCGGGCAGCCGGCCGACCTACCGCTACATCGGCAGCACCGCGAAGAACCGCGACGGCTGGGATTCCCTCGGCGATCTGGGCTATTTCGACGCCGATGGATTTCTGTACCTCAACGACCGTCGCGTGGACATGTTCACCGTGGGCGGGCGCAACGTCTATCCCGCCGAGATCGAGTCGGCGCTGGCCGAGCATCCTCACGTGTTGTCCAGCTTGGCTGTGGGGTTGCCCGACGACGATCTCGGCCAGGTGCCGCACGTGATCGTGCAATCCGCTGCCGACATGTCCGAGGACACGGTGCGGGAGTTCCTGGCCGCCCGGATCGCCGCGCACAAGTTGCCCCGCTCGGTGGAGTTCACCGCGCGGCCGCTGCGCGACGACGCGGGCAAGGCGCGGAGGTCGGCGGTCCGCGACGAGGTCATCGCGCGGCGGGCCGCGCAATCGGGCTGA